TAACGAATTACACTATTCAGAATCCTATTTAAATTTACTTAAAAGAGAACATAGGCTAATGAATTTTGTTTAGTTTAGGAGGCTCAATTGTTCATTAAAATCAATTTTAGAATATGAAAAAGTTAATACTAATCACACTTTGTCTTTTTGTATCTATCCCTCTTTGGGCAAAAGATATAACAGGTATTTGGCAAACATTTGATGAAAAAACGAATAAGCCGAAATCAGATGTTATGATCACGATCAAAGACGGGATATTGTATGGTCAGATTGTTGCTCTATACAACCCTGATCCAAACTACAACCCTCTTTGCAAAGAATGTGAGGGCTCTCTACACAATAAACCAATTATTGGACTTACCATTATTAATGGTTTAACCAAAAAGAAAGATATCTGGGTTAAAGATGATGGAATACTTGACCCTGAAAGTGGGAAAAAATATGACGTGAAACTTTGGGAAGAAGACGGTAAACTTCAAGTTAGAGGATATATTGGATTCTTCTTTAGAACCCAAACTTGGGTTCGTAAAAGATAGAATGAGACGAATTTATCAAGAGAATAAAGGAGGAGTCAATCTAAAAATGACTCCTCCTTTTTTTACAATATTATTTTAGTTAAGACAATCTTTTAAAAATACCGATTTTCACTATTGAATTAACTTAAAATAATATCTAATCTGCTATAAAAAATAGAACTCAAATAACTTTTTTCAATAATCAACCATTATATTTGTAATTCATCATTCAATGAAAAAGAAATAAATGGATTCATATGAGATAGTGATTCTGGGCGCAGGAATCTCTGGAATGTCTACCGCTGCTTTTCTACAATCTAAAGGAAAAAAACCTCTAATTCTTGAAAAAAGAGATAAAGTAGGAGGTGTCTTATCTTCAAAAGAGATAGATGGTTATACTTTTGACTTTGCAGCAAACTCGACTGTTGAGAAATACGAGTCATTTTTTAAACTAATTCAATGGGCAGGTATTGAGAAAGATCTTCTCATAGCAAACAGAAATGCTTCAAAAAAATACCTCTATCGAGATCATCAAATACATGCTTTAGATGGTCCTTTATCATATATATTCACAAAGCTCCTCTCCTTTCGAACCAAACTACGAGTGTTAAAAGAACCATTCATTGCTGCGAGACAAAGTGGTGAGGATGAAAGTATGGCTGACTTTGTTAAACGTCGTTTTGGTCAAGAGTTTTTAGATTATACTCTAAATCCATTGGTAGCTGGAGTTTATGCTGGCGATCCTAAGGATCTGAGTATGCAAGCTGCTTACCCAAATATGGCAGAGATGGAAACAAAACACGGCTCTGTAATCATGGGCTCATATCATACACTGAAAGAAAACAAGAAGGCATACAAGAAAGGTAAATATAGACCTTCCCGTAATATTATGTCCTTTAAAAGAGGATTAAATCAAATTCCTAGAGGGATAGCAAAAAAGATCTCTCCTCAATTATTCTTAAAAAGTGAAGTACTTGAAATAATACCTATCGACGGCAAGTACCAGATTAAATACATGAAAGAAGGGAAAGAATTTTCATTGATTGCTGAGAAAATTATCTCAACACTTCCAGCTTACGTCCTTTCTTCTTTAATGAAAGATATTGATAAAAACCTCAGTACTGAGCTATCAAAAATTTATTATCCTCCTGTTGGGACACTAAACCTTGGTTTTCATAAGGAGCAGATTGGTAAAGATCTTGATAGTTTTGGTTTTCTTGTACCTGAGAAGGGAAACCTTAATTTCTTGGGCGCACTTTGGAGTAGTACAATATTTGATAACAGAGCGCCTAAAGACCATGCATCTTTCACTCTGTATCTTGGAGGTAGTAGAAATAGAGAGATACTACAAAGCGATTTAAAAAAGTGGGTATCTATTGCTACAAAACAATTTTCTGAAATAATGGAAATTGAAGGAGAACCGAAAACAAAATGCTTTAAGTTGTATGAAAAGGCAATTCCTCAATACAATCTAGGTTATATGAATTTCAAGAAATATCTAGACAGGTTTCATGAAACAAATAATAATTTTATCATTTCTGGAAATTTCATCGGAGGCAATAGTATTTCTGATTGCATAAATAATGCAGAGATCAATGCAAACAAAATGATATAGCAACCATCATTCTTAGAATAAATAAGGAGCATATTCTCTAAAGATCATGCTCCTTACTTATTCTTCTCTATGTATTATAATGCTAGAAAAGTAATAAGCTCACCGCCATTACTCCCATTCCTGCAACCAACCCATATATTGAAAGGTGATGTTCTCCATACTCCTCTGCAGTAGGAAGTAACTCGTCGAGAGAAATAAATACCATTACTCCAGCAATAGCACTCAAAATAACACCCATCACAACCTCAAGGTTATCAGGGGTCACCATTGGAATAATAATCAAATAACCAAGTAAAGCACCTATAGGTTCAGCAAGGCCAGACAAGAAAGACAACCAGAATGCCTTACTACGGCTTTTTGTCGCATAATATATTGGAACACTAACTGCTATTCCCTCAGGTATATTGTGAATTGCAATCGCTATAGCAATCGCCATCCCTAAAGAGGGATCATTCAATGCAGAAATGAACGTAGCCATTCCTTCAGGAAAATTATGCAATCCTACAGCCAAGGCAGTCATAATCCCCATTCGATACAGCTTGCGAAAATCCTTTGCCTTGGAAGCATCATCCATCTCTTCAATTTTCTTAACCTCATGTGGATTTTCAAAACTAGGTATAAGCTTATCAATGATCGCAATAATAGCAATTCCACTAAAAAAGGCAATCACACCATAAAGATTACCTAGTTTCTCGTCAAAATGGTTTTCCAAAGAATGTATTCCTTCAGGCAAAATCTCCATAAATGAAACATAAATCATTACACCTGCTGAAAATCCTAAAGCAATAGACAATAACTTTGTATTCGTTTGCTTAGACACAAAAGCTATTAAACTTCCAATACCAGTAGACAATCCGGCAAAAAGCGTTAACAGGAATGCCGTCATAAAATTACTATTCAGTTCCATATTCTTTTGTATATAATTCAGTTATTAAAACAAGAGGTTATTTATAATGGATATAAATATACTAACATTATAATTTAATATTAAACACTAAATGAATATTAATCTGAAGCACAAAAGAAGTATTACTATAAACATCAGAAAATCAGAAAATTATTCCATCATTTTTTTATTCATCTCCTATCATTTCATCCATAAAACCTTAAATTCTTTGGACATGTCTACTCGTCGCCATTCATTTATCTCTAAAGAGTCTTGCCAAGCAGGTACTGCTTTACCATGATAAGGAGGATAACTATATTCTCTACGAGAGTCATCATGATTTATTAAAATTGACATATTTAGGTACTTACTTCCACTAGCAAGATGGAACATTCCAAAATCACCTACTGTATTACCAACGGCTAAAACAGGAATCTTACCAATTCGGGAGTAGATATTTATGCTTTTCCCACTATGATTATTATGAGGAGTATACTTGCTATTTTTAAATAAAAATGATGGTCTTCGACCATTTTTATAGACAGGTTTTAGTTGTTGTCTAGTACCAATTAAATGTGTTCTAGGAATCTCTAAGACTTCTGGACAAATACTCCAAAGTAAGCTTTGCATAGAACCAGAAACAATATAAATGGTGAATTTATTTTCTTTTAGTAAATTGATAAGCTCTAACATAGGTTGATAAAACATATCCTTATAAAGAATATCGTACTGTTTATTTTTATGAGTTGAAAGATACTTATTCGCATAAGTAACATACCATTCACAATCTTTCCCATCAAAAGCGTTAAGAATCATGGAATCAAGATAATTTGCATTCTTTCGAACCCAATTATTATGAACAGAAGTATCTGCAGGATTTGTTGCTAATTTCCGTGCATATTCATATATCGGTTTGCCTTCTAACTCAGGATTATTGTTTAATCGATCAATTAAACCAGCGACTGCCACCTCCATCTCAAACCACAAAGGAGCTTCACAAGCCAGCGTTCCATCTAAATCGAAAACTGCAATTCTATCTTCTTCTGGTATACTAGTAGAGGCTGTCTGAATAAATTTTAAAATCTCTTTTTTAAGTGGGGTATTATTCCACGATTCTAAAGATTCAGAATCAACATCTTGTGTATAGTTTGTCCAAAACAAGACTACAATAATAATGGCAAGTAACAACGTCCATCTAGTACGGAAATTCATAATAAATCTCTTTTAGCATGATTAAAGAAAGAGTGTATATCATTTATTTCTATAAACTATCA
The Prolixibacteraceae bacterium DNA segment above includes these coding regions:
- a CDS encoding DUF2147 domain-containing protein; translation: MKKLILITLCLFVSIPLWAKDITGIWQTFDEKTNKPKSDVMITIKDGILYGQIVALYNPDPNYNPLCKECEGSLHNKPIIGLTIINGLTKKKDIWVKDDGILDPESGKKYDVKLWEEDGKLQVRGYIGFFFRTQTWVRKR
- the hemG gene encoding protoporphyrinogen oxidase, with the translated sequence MDSYEIVILGAGISGMSTAAFLQSKGKKPLILEKRDKVGGVLSSKEIDGYTFDFAANSTVEKYESFFKLIQWAGIEKDLLIANRNASKKYLYRDHQIHALDGPLSYIFTKLLSFRTKLRVLKEPFIAARQSGEDESMADFVKRRFGQEFLDYTLNPLVAGVYAGDPKDLSMQAAYPNMAEMETKHGSVIMGSYHTLKENKKAYKKGKYRPSRNIMSFKRGLNQIPRGIAKKISPQLFLKSEVLEIIPIDGKYQIKYMKEGKEFSLIAEKIISTLPAYVLSSLMKDIDKNLSTELSKIYYPPVGTLNLGFHKEQIGKDLDSFGFLVPEKGNLNFLGALWSSTIFDNRAPKDHASFTLYLGGSRNREILQSDLKKWVSIATKQFSEIMEIEGEPKTKCFKLYEKAIPQYNLGYMNFKKYLDRFHETNNNFIISGNFIGGNSISDCINNAEINANKMI
- the zupT gene encoding zinc transporter ZupT → MELNSNFMTAFLLTLFAGLSTGIGSLIAFVSKQTNTKLLSIALGFSAGVMIYVSFMEILPEGIHSLENHFDEKLGNLYGVIAFFSGIAIIAIIDKLIPSFENPHEVKKIEEMDDASKAKDFRKLYRMGIMTALAVGLHNFPEGMATFISALNDPSLGMAIAIAIAIHNIPEGIAVSVPIYYATKSRSKAFWLSFLSGLAEPIGALLGYLIIIPMVTPDNLEVVMGVILSAIAGVMVFISLDELLPTAEEYGEHHLSIYGLVAGMGVMAVSLLLF
- a CDS encoding haloacid dehalogenase-like hydrolase codes for the protein MNFRTRWTLLLAIIIVVLFWTNYTQDVDSESLESWNNTPLKKEILKFIQTASTSIPEEDRIAVFDLDGTLACEAPLWFEMEVAVAGLIDRLNNNPELEGKPIYEYARKLATNPADTSVHNNWVRKNANYLDSMILNAFDGKDCEWYVTYANKYLSTHKNKQYDILYKDMFYQPMLELINLLKENKFTIYIVSGSMQSLLWSICPEVLEIPRTHLIGTRQQLKPVYKNGRRPSFLFKNSKYTPHNNHSGKSINIYSRIGKIPVLAVGNTVGDFGMFHLASGSKYLNMSILINHDDSRREYSYPPYHGKAVPAWQDSLEINEWRRVDMSKEFKVLWMK